The Pseudochaenichthys georgianus chromosome 8, fPseGeo1.2, whole genome shotgun sequence genome has a segment encoding these proteins:
- the nkiras2 gene encoding NF-kappa-B inhibitor-interacting Ras-like protein 2, translating into MGKSCKVVVCGQAAVGKTAVLEQLLYANHVAGSEPMETLEDIYIGSIETDRGTREQVRFYDTRGLRDGMEFPRHYYTFADGFVLVYSIDSKESFKRMEALKKDIDRHRDKKEVTIVVLGNKLDKQDERRVDSNMVQNWAKNEKVRLWEVSVVERRTLIEPFVYLASKMTQPQSKSTFPLSRNKNKGSGSTDS; encoded by the exons ATGGGAAAAAGCTGCAAGGTGGTTGTTTGTGGCCAGGCTGCAGTGGGTAAAACGGCTGTACTGGAACAACTGCTGTATGCCAACCATGTTGCAG GTTCAGAGCCCATGGAGACCCTGGAGGACATCTACATCGGCTCTATAGAAACTGATCGTGGCACAAGAGAGCAGGTGCGATTCTATGACACCCGCGGACTCAGGGATGGGATGGAGTTTCCTCGACATTACTACACTTTTGCAGATGGCTTTGTACTGGTCTACAGCATTGACAGTAAAGAGTCCTTTAAGCGGATGGAGGCCCTCAAGAAGGACATTGACCGTCACAGAGACAAGAAAGAG GTGACCATTGTTGTGCTGGGTAACAAGCTGGACAAGCAGGATGAGAGGAGAGTGGACTCTAACATGGTTCAGAACTGGGCAAAAAATGAGAAGGTGCGTCTGTGGGAGGTGTCGGTGGTGGAACGCCGAACCCTGATCGAACCCTTCGTCTACCTGGCCAGCAAAATGACCCAGCCTCAGAGCAAGTCCACTTTCCCACTCAGTCGCAATAAGAACAAGGGCAGTGGTTCCACAGACAGCTGA